One region of Methanobacterium congolense genomic DNA includes:
- a CDS encoding MarR family transcriptional regulator, with translation MEEKLIKAVSHIKASKYRYKIMISISNKIKLPSEISRDVGIRLNHVSAVLNDLKSHELVECLNEDAKKGRLYKLTKLGKNAIQIIDDQH, from the coding sequence ATGGAAGAAAAGCTTATAAAAGCCGTTTCACACATTAAGGCTTCAAAATATAGATATAAAATTATGATTTCAATATCTAATAAAATTAAATTACCCTCCGAAATATCTAGAGACGTTGGTATTAGATTAAATCATGTTAGTGCTGTTCTCAATGATTTAAAGTCACATGAATTAGTTGAATGCCTAAATGAAGATGCGAAAAAAGGTAGATTATATAAATTAACAAAGTTGGGAAAAAATGCAATTCAAATCATCGACGATCAACATTAA